The Panicum hallii strain FIL2 chromosome 9, PHallii_v3.1, whole genome shotgun sequence genome has a window encoding:
- the LOC112874404 gene encoding uncharacterized protein LOC112874404, with protein MASQRRRPCIQHQRGCVVGQSAWPDLPPELLERIVAVLVPLDRVAVRLVCASWRACVRESFSSDLPFEAPRLLLRRPGAGGGLAFFSLHHRKVLPFALPASVSTGRCCGHIGGWLAMALDADRSVVLCNLISGQSIAVPPPPVFPVSKLILSGPPTSPGWVAAVLGRAGTIALLQPAVSGSWMTIGVDEGVQHGGFRDMAFWSGRLCALGYDGAVLAFRGDLRARAAAVSLLREAEQPGGCWRLYLAESDGELLLVRKLYMVWLHRDAVDVQVEVLVLQSAGERKWGVMEETPGRAVFVGSVASAVVAVGLYPAAGLRESCVYLARREVEMLAPHAICEYSLADEEMRGVPIAGGHSVDVEPVWITPVV; from the coding sequence ATGGcctcccagcgccgccgcccctgtatCCAGCACCAAAGGGGTTGTGTCGTCGGCCAGTCGGCATGGCCCGATCTCCCACCGGAGCTGCTGGAGCGCATCGTCGCCGTCCTCGTTCCGCTCGACCGCGTCGCCGTCCGCCTCGTCTGCGCCTCctggcgtgcgtgcgtgcgggaGTCGTTCTCCTCTGACCTCCCGTTCGAGGccccgcgcctcctcctccgtcgCCCGGGTGCCGGCGGCGGGCTGGCCTTCTTCAGCCTCCACCACCGCAAGGTCCTACCTTTCGCTCTCCCCGCGAGCGTCAGCACCGGTCGCTGTTGCGGCCACATCGGCGGCTGGCTCGCCATGGCCTTGGACGCCGACCGCTCGGTTGTCCTCTGCAACCTCATCTCCGGCCAATCCATCGCCGTGCCCCCGCCCCCGGTGTTCCCGGTGTCAAAGCTGATCCTTTCCGGGCCGCCTACCTCCCCTGGCTGGGTCGCCGCAGTGCTGGGCCGAGCAGGCACGATTGCGCTGCTCCAGCCGGCCGTGTCCGGCTCTTGGATGACCATCGGCGTGGACGAGGGAGTCCAGCACGGGGGCTTCAGAGACATGGCCTTCTGGAGCGGCCGCCTGTGCGCGCTGGGCTACGATGGCGCGGTCTTGGCGTTCCGCGGCGAcctgcgcgcgcgtgcggcggcggtgtcGCTGCTGCGGGAAGCGGAGCAGCCGGGCGGGTGCTGGCGGCTGTACCTGGCGGAGAGCGACGGGGAGCTCCTGCTGGTGAGGAAGCTGTACATGGTGTGGCTGCACAGGGACGCGGTGGATGTGCAGGTGGAGGTGCTGGTGCTGCAGTCGGCGGGGGAGCGCAAGTGGGGGGTGATGGAGGAGACGCCGGGGCGGGCGGTGTTCGTGGGGTCGGTGGcgtcggcggtggtggccgTGGGGTTGTACCCGGCGGCTGGGCTGCGCGAGAGCTGCGTCTACTTGGCGCGGCGGGAGGTGGAGATGCTGGCGCCGCACGCCATATGCGAGTACTCGCTGGCGGACGAGGAGATGAGGGGCGTGCCCATCGCCGGCGGCCACTCCGTCGACGTGGAGCCCGTGTGGATAACCCCTGTCGTGTGA